The stretch of DNA GCCACCGCAAACAGCCGGTGAGCGCCGCAGGAGGAACGGACCAGGACCGCGCGGGACTGGATGAACTGCTGAATTCCTGAGAGCCCACCTAGAAGTGTTTTTGTGCGCAGGACACTTAAGGTGTTACCATCGGCTCGAATACGCATTTCAGCGTCCCCAAGGGGACCGTGGCGAGCGGAGGCAGCATGACGCAGGCGCAGATCGGTGTGATCGGATTGGCGGTCATGGGCGAGAACCTGGTTCTCAACATGGCCAGCAAGGGCTTCCGGGTGGCGGTGCATAACCGCACGGCCGCGAAGGTGACGGCTTTTCTCGAGGGGCGCGCGGCCGGGCAGAGCATCGTGGGCGCGACCGACCCGGCAGAATTCGTGGCCCTGCTGGAAAGACCCCGGCGGGTGATGCTGATGGTGCGCGCCGGCGACGCGGTCGACGCCACCATCGAAACGCTGCTGCCGCACCTCGAGGCGGGCGACATTGTGATCGACGGTGGGAACAGCCACTTCCTGGATACCCGTCGCCGCACGGCGGCCTTGGCCGAAAAGGGCCTGCTGTACATCGGGACCGGCGTGTCCGGCGGCGAGGAGGGGGCGTTGCGCGGTCCTTCGATCATGCCGGGCGGCGACGAGCGGGCGTGGCCGTTCGTAAAGGACATCTTCCAGGGCATTGCGGCCAAGGTGGCCGACGGCAGCCCCTGTTGCGAGTGGGTGGGCTCGGACGGGGCCGGACACTTCGTCAAGATGGTGCACAACGGCATCGAGTACGGCGACATGCAGATGATCGGCGAGGCTTACGCCCTCATGCGGGACGTGCTGAACATGACCCCGGCCGAGATGAGCGCCGTGTTCCGGGGCTGGAACGCCGGGGTGCTGAACTCGTACCTGATCGAGATCACGGCCGACATTCTCGCCAAGACCGACGAGGAGACCGGACAGCCGCTGATCGACGTGATCCTCGACGCTGCCGGGCAGAAAGGAACCGGCAAGTGGACCAGCGAGACCGCCCTGAACCTGGGCGCTCCGGCCAGCACCATCGCCGAGGCGGTGTTCGCGCGCTGCATGTCGGCGCTCAAGGAGGAGCGCGTCGCCGCCGCCCGTCAGCTTCCGGGTCCGTCCGAGCGGTTCAGCGGAGACCGCGAGGCGTTCCTGCGCGACCTCGAGGGGGCGCTGTACGCCTCCAAGATCTGCTCGTACGCGCAGGGCTTTCAGCTGATGCGTCTGGCGGCCGAGGAGTATGGCTGGCAGCTGGACTACGGCAGCATCGCGCAGATGTGGCGCGAGGGCTGCATCATCCGCGCACGCTTCTTGGATGACATCACGGCGGCTTACGCAACCACCCCGACATTGAGCAATCTGCTGCTGGCCCCGTTTTTCCGGGCGGCCATCGCGGAGGTGCAGGGGGCGTGGCGGCGGGTGATCGGCGCAGCCGTCACCCTGGGCGTGCCGGTTCCGGCGTTTTCCTCGGCGCTGGCCTATTTCGACGGTTACCGTTCGGAACGCCTGCCGGCCAACCTGTTGCAGGCGCAGCGCGATTACTTCGGTGCGCACACGTACGAGCGGGTGGACCGCCCCAAGGGAGAGTTCTTTCATACGAACTGGACAGGGCGGGGCGGTGAGACGTCCGCTTCAACGTATAGCGTTTGAGAATCATGCTTGATCCGTTCTGATCGTCGGCGGCCCGCCCGATGCATGTCATCGCGGGCCGCTGAGGTACGGGGTCCCTGCCAGGAAGCGATCCGACCGGGACAACCGGAATCGAGGGCCTTCTTCGTCTCCTGCTGCCGTGGGAAATCAAGGAGTGCTACCTCTGCTACCCGGAGCCTCCGCTCGATGCGCAAGGTGATGCCGCGCTGCACCGGAGCGACAATTTGTACCGATCCGGTTCCACCAGGGAGCCCCCGCGTCATTCACCCGCTGCGTCAGGCGTAGAGGACATGCTTC from Deinobacterium chartae encodes:
- the gnd gene encoding decarboxylating NADP(+)-dependent phosphogluconate dehydrogenase encodes the protein MTQAQIGVIGLAVMGENLVLNMASKGFRVAVHNRTAAKVTAFLEGRAAGQSIVGATDPAEFVALLERPRRVMLMVRAGDAVDATIETLLPHLEAGDIVIDGGNSHFLDTRRRTAALAEKGLLYIGTGVSGGEEGALRGPSIMPGGDERAWPFVKDIFQGIAAKVADGSPCCEWVGSDGAGHFVKMVHNGIEYGDMQMIGEAYALMRDVLNMTPAEMSAVFRGWNAGVLNSYLIEITADILAKTDEETGQPLIDVILDAAGQKGTGKWTSETALNLGAPASTIAEAVFARCMSALKEERVAAARQLPGPSERFSGDREAFLRDLEGALYASKICSYAQGFQLMRLAAEEYGWQLDYGSIAQMWREGCIIRARFLDDITAAYATTPTLSNLLLAPFFRAAIAEVQGAWRRVIGAAVTLGVPVPAFSSALAYFDGYRSERLPANLLQAQRDYFGAHTYERVDRPKGEFFHTNWTGRGGETSASTYSV